A region of Maridesulfovibrio bastinii DSM 16055 DNA encodes the following proteins:
- a CDS encoding AIR synthase-related protein yields MLWRIEVGLKSHVKDVHGKRVSRKIREELGLEAGEVRTIKVYTVEGLEQNDVDKVLELGALHDPVLHDPSLKPLASGGKWYLEVGFRPGVTDNEGRTAQETLATVLGLSGKEREKIKVYTSTQFIFDEDLELSQVEFIAGGLLANKLIQRYEIKSAEDWNAAPGFEAKAARVTGQASDEVAIIPLSTMSDAELVDFSRSNTLALNLEEMQRIRDYFAAPERMEHRKSLGLGIDPTDAELEALAQTWSEHCKHKIFSSKIDYENKETGVRTTLDSLYKTCIQKTTQQLRDEKGDDDYCLSVFKDNAGVIKFSDKINVCVKMETHNSPSALDPYGGALTGIVGVNRDPMGTGMGANLLCNTDVFCFASPFHEGELPPRLLHPRRVFEGVREGVEHGGNKSGIPTVNGSMVFDERYLGKPLVYCGTVGTMPVTVAGKPSHEKKALPGDIIVMAGGRIGKDGIHGATFSSEELHEGSPATAVQIGDPITQRKMYDCLMRARDLGLYNAITDNGAGGLSSSVGEMAEDCNGCDLDLAKAPLKYDGLRPWEILVSEAQERMTLAVPPEKLDQFMALAEEMDVEATALGTYVDSGYYNIRYGDKPVASIGMDFLHDGVPQMELKAVWERPVIEFSGEPEVEDHSALLLDMLGRLNICSKEYLVRQYDHEVQGKSVVKPMVGERQDGPSDAGVLRPDLESEKGLVVSHGICPKFSDLDTYWMMANAIDEAVRNAVAVGADIDYMAGVDNFCWCDPVQSESTPDGHYKLAQLVRANLALSHFCRSYGVPCISGKDSMKNDYKGGGVKISIPPTVLFSVIGVIPDVSICVTSDFKKPGDLVYLLGRTRNELGGTEIASQLGFSHNLVPRVEALEAVTRYRTLHQAMRKGYISACHDLSDGGLAVALAEMSIGGRVGAEIDICSVPREYGLSTLSTLYSETPSRMLVTVDPANAIAFEEMFAGQTFARIGMTTGLDSFGITEGMDAVVRNKIAVMAKAFKDTLDW; encoded by the coding sequence ATGCTCTGGCGGATCGAGGTCGGTCTTAAATCCCATGTAAAAGATGTACACGGAAAAAGGGTGTCCCGCAAAATCCGTGAAGAACTAGGTCTGGAGGCGGGCGAAGTCCGCACCATAAAAGTCTACACGGTTGAAGGTCTGGAACAGAATGATGTTGATAAGGTTCTGGAACTCGGAGCACTGCATGATCCGGTTTTACATGATCCTTCACTTAAACCGCTGGCTTCCGGTGGAAAGTGGTATCTTGAGGTCGGTTTCAGACCCGGTGTAACAGATAACGAAGGCCGTACCGCTCAGGAAACTCTGGCTACAGTTCTCGGCCTTTCCGGTAAAGAAAGAGAAAAAATCAAAGTCTATACTTCCACACAGTTTATTTTTGATGAAGATCTGGAATTATCTCAGGTTGAATTCATTGCCGGTGGACTCCTGGCTAATAAACTGATTCAGCGCTACGAAATCAAATCAGCTGAAGACTGGAACGCCGCTCCCGGTTTTGAGGCTAAAGCCGCAAGAGTTACCGGACAGGCCAGTGATGAAGTCGCTATAATTCCTCTTTCCACCATGAGTGATGCCGAGCTGGTTGATTTCAGCAGGTCGAATACTCTAGCTCTAAATCTTGAAGAAATGCAGCGTATTCGTGATTATTTCGCCGCCCCGGAGAGAATGGAGCATCGTAAAAGCCTCGGTCTTGGAATTGATCCGACCGATGCCGAACTTGAAGCTCTGGCACAGACCTGGTCTGAACACTGCAAGCACAAAATTTTCAGTTCCAAAATTGATTACGAAAACAAGGAAACCGGAGTTCGTACAACTCTGGACAGCCTTTATAAAACCTGTATTCAAAAAACTACACAGCAGCTTCGGGATGAGAAAGGCGATGACGATTACTGCCTTTCCGTATTTAAAGATAATGCCGGAGTCATTAAGTTCAGCGACAAGATTAATGTCTGTGTAAAAATGGAAACACATAACAGCCCCTCGGCCCTTGACCCTTACGGTGGAGCCCTGACCGGTATCGTCGGTGTTAACCGTGACCCGATGGGAACCGGTATGGGTGCAAATCTGCTCTGCAATACTGATGTTTTCTGTTTTGCTTCTCCTTTTCATGAGGGTGAGCTTCCTCCACGTCTTCTGCACCCCCGCAGGGTTTTTGAAGGTGTCCGTGAGGGCGTTGAGCACGGCGGTAACAAATCCGGCATACCCACTGTAAACGGTTCAATGGTTTTCGATGAAAGATATCTCGGAAAACCACTGGTATACTGCGGAACAGTCGGTACCATGCCTGTTACTGTTGCCGGCAAGCCTAGTCATGAGAAAAAAGCTCTCCCTGGTGATATCATTGTCATGGCCGGTGGACGTATCGGCAAAGACGGTATTCATGGAGCAACATTCTCTTCTGAAGAACTGCACGAAGGTTCACCTGCTACAGCAGTTCAGATTGGTGACCCGATCACCCAGCGCAAAATGTATGACTGCCTGATGCGCGCCCGTGATCTCGGCCTTTATAACGCTATCACTGATAACGGTGCCGGCGGCCTTTCTTCTTCTGTCGGTGAAATGGCTGAAGACTGCAACGGCTGTGACCTTGACCTTGCCAAAGCTCCTCTTAAATATGACGGTCTGCGTCCGTGGGAAATTCTTGTTTCAGAAGCACAGGAGCGCATGACTCTTGCTGTTCCTCCTGAAAAGCTGGACCAGTTCATGGCCCTTGCTGAAGAGATGGATGTTGAAGCAACTGCTCTCGGTACTTATGTGGACAGCGGCTATTACAATATACGTTATGGTGATAAGCCGGTTGCCTCTATCGGCATGGATTTCCTGCATGACGGTGTTCCCCAGATGGAACTCAAGGCTGTCTGGGAACGTCCGGTAATCGAATTCAGCGGCGAGCCTGAAGTTGAAGATCACTCAGCTCTGCTTCTCGATATGCTTGGCAGACTGAATATATGCAGCAAGGAATATCTGGTTCGTCAGTACGATCATGAAGTGCAGGGCAAAAGCGTTGTAAAACCAATGGTCGGAGAACGTCAGGACGGTCCTTCGGATGCAGGTGTTTTAAGGCCTGATCTTGAATCAGAAAAAGGACTGGTTGTTTCTCACGGTATCTGCCCCAAATTCAGTGATCTTGATACTTACTGGATGATGGCTAACGCCATTGACGAAGCTGTAAGAAATGCTGTCGCTGTCGGTGCTGATATTGACTACATGGCCGGTGTTGATAACTTCTGCTGGTGTGATCCGGTTCAATCGGAAAGCACTCCTGACGGTCATTACAAACTGGCCCAGCTGGTTCGTGCCAATCTGGCTCTTTCACATTTCTGCCGCAGCTACGGGGTTCCCTGTATCTCAGGTAAAGACTCCATGAAGAACGACTACAAGGGTGGAGGAGTAAAAATCTCTATTCCCCCGACCGTTCTTTTCTCTGTGATAGGTGTTATTCCTGATGTTTCCATCTGCGTGACTTCCGACTTCAAGAAACCCGGAGATCTGGTTTATCTTCTTGGAAGAACCCGCAACGAACTTGGTGGAACCGAGATTGCCTCACAGCTTGGATTTTCGCATAATCTTGTACCCAGAGTTGAAGCTCTTGAAGCTGTTACCCGTTATCGCACTCTGCATCAGGCTATGCGCAAGGGTTACATCAGTGCCTGCCATGACCTTTCTGACGGTGGTCTCGCGGTTGCTCTTGCGGAAATGTCCATCGGTGGTCGTGTCGGTGCGGAGATAGATATCTGCTCCGTTCCCCGTGAATACGGTCTGAGTACTCTCTCAACCCTTTACAGTGAGACTCCTAGCCGTATGCTGGTAACTGTCGACCCGGCTAATGCCATTGCTTTTGAAGAAATGTTTGCAGGTCAGACTTTTGCTAGAATCGGAATGACAACCGGCCTTGATTCCTTTGGTATTACTGAAGGAATGGATGCTGTTGTCCGCAATAAAATTGCGGTCATGGCAAAAGCTTTTAAAGATACTCTTGACTGGTAG
- a CDS encoding sensor domain-containing diguanylate cyclase: MSLEDILESPHKIMKLSFPPVMLNLMEEAAKPEPDFAVLGKIISMDPALSTTILNLVNSPFYGLSQEISDLKRAAIVLGTRELLNLAVTVTFQKHICSNLTIDGYDIYEDWLITVWGAIAANLIASRICPDHADRVYLCCLLKDIGLFFLGCNAPEELPGLDRMKNLTFLYSGQIEEEEKVWGMNHGDLSQTLLNHWKVKALDCPAIKKHHDILNLDSHDPQTKAVILATRWAEMEIGGAAAPFNVLQFESLLQNSLNMCEEDLEGFRDVCRTKFKSMLATLGMSENKSETPYYEHSIKNLQASYFLSLELLTAEGGLDTISRIISRHLKLNWDISNWELALKSPHSKEFSLYRSEGDAGVSRLGSGLREEEIKWQSDTFRREIFSHRIKLGELRLERSEISENDIEDLNLYLRFVGQSYEHYSAKQFLLEDRAQTLESLPLAIATLDNKGRLKDMNDQMSRMLGGAGASGESDFKKLVEMGINSSLGSRWDVFLNSENKKAFSKIQCGRLRTGGAPKDSCLYLSAHKNMKNSDSGVTVIMEDIREVSEAQVQSLKERDFLEGLLDSMKDIVFTVDKRGNIGYASSRFSKIFLGRNLFDIASPSETFTGRWGPEVLSHGKNIIEVTLSRTESSGLPFELVISSLGEEGGDRFLIVARDLTPIRRLEDKLKKQAVFDGLTELFNHSQFNSLLHREIARSDRTGRAFGLMFFDLDGFKNVNDTEGHLAGDKILRSVGRILKEELRAGMDFPCRYGGDEFAAIVTEVRAEGLQKIAERIRLRAEKEFSGRVTVSGGLAVLRPGEKASDVLKRADTAAYKAKGKGGNKFEWS, from the coding sequence ATGAGCCTTGAAGATATTCTTGAATCTCCTCATAAGATCATGAAGCTCAGTTTTCCTCCTGTAATGTTGAATCTTATGGAGGAGGCAGCAAAACCTGAACCGGATTTTGCGGTGCTCGGCAAAATTATCAGCATGGACCCGGCTCTTTCTACAACCATACTGAATCTGGTTAATTCTCCATTTTATGGCCTTTCTCAGGAAATTTCGGATTTGAAGAGGGCTGCCATTGTTCTTGGAACAAGGGAGCTCCTCAATCTTGCTGTTACCGTAACTTTTCAGAAACATATCTGTTCTAACCTTACTATTGATGGATATGATATCTATGAAGACTGGCTCATCACCGTATGGGGAGCCATCGCTGCAAATCTTATAGCTTCCAGAATATGCCCCGACCATGCCGACAGAGTCTATCTGTGCTGCCTGCTCAAGGATATCGGACTGTTCTTTTTAGGTTGCAATGCGCCCGAAGAGCTGCCCGGTCTTGATCGAATGAAAAATCTTACTTTTCTTTATTCCGGACAGATCGAGGAGGAAGAAAAAGTCTGGGGCATGAATCATGGCGATTTGAGCCAGACCCTTCTTAATCACTGGAAAGTGAAAGCTCTGGATTGTCCTGCCATTAAAAAACATCATGATATCTTAAATCTCGATTCCCACGATCCTCAGACCAAAGCTGTAATACTTGCCACCAGATGGGCTGAAATGGAAATTGGAGGGGCCGCGGCTCCTTTCAACGTGCTTCAATTTGAAAGCCTGCTCCAAAATTCCCTCAACATGTGCGAAGAAGATCTGGAGGGATTCAGGGATGTCTGCAGGACTAAATTCAAGTCCATGCTTGCTACTCTCGGGATGAGTGAGAACAAAAGCGAAACTCCTTACTATGAGCACAGCATAAAAAATTTACAGGCTAGTTATTTTCTAAGTCTGGAACTCCTCACAGCTGAAGGCGGACTGGATACAATCTCCAGAATAATTTCACGGCACTTAAAGCTTAACTGGGATATTTCAAACTGGGAACTGGCTTTAAAATCACCACACAGTAAAGAGTTCAGCCTTTATAGATCAGAAGGGGATGCCGGGGTAAGCCGTTTAGGTTCCGGCCTCAGGGAAGAGGAAATCAAATGGCAGTCCGATACTTTTCGCAGAGAAATATTCAGCCACCGCATCAAGCTTGGTGAGCTTCGCCTTGAAAGAAGTGAAATTTCGGAAAATGACATTGAAGATTTAAATCTTTATCTGCGTTTTGTCGGTCAGAGCTACGAACATTATAGCGCAAAGCAGTTTTTACTGGAAGATAGAGCACAGACTCTGGAAAGCCTGCCACTGGCAATAGCTACCCTTGATAATAAGGGCCGCTTGAAGGATATGAACGATCAGATGTCCAGAATGCTCGGCGGGGCAGGAGCCAGCGGGGAAAGTGATTTTAAAAAACTGGTTGAAATGGGTATAAATTCCAGCCTTGGCAGCAGGTGGGATGTCTTTCTCAATTCTGAAAATAAAAAAGCATTCAGCAAAATTCAATGTGGAAGACTCCGCACCGGCGGAGCTCCTAAAGACTCATGCCTGTATCTTTCGGCCCATAAAAATATGAAGAACAGTGATTCCGGAGTGACCGTCATAATGGAGGACATCCGGGAAGTATCTGAAGCTCAGGTCCAGTCGCTCAAGGAACGGGATTTTCTTGAGGGGCTTCTGGATTCCATGAAGGATATAGTTTTCACTGTCGACAAACGCGGTAACATCGGCTACGCCTCATCTCGTTTTTCAAAGATTTTTCTTGGCCGTAATCTTTTTGATATCGCCAGCCCATCTGAGACTTTTACCGGGAGATGGGGCCCTGAAGTCCTTTCGCACGGTAAAAATATTATTGAAGTCACCCTGAGCAGAACTGAATCTTCAGGGCTTCCATTTGAGCTTGTTATAAGCAGTCTTGGTGAAGAAGGCGGTGACAGATTTCTTATTGTAGCTCGTGACCTTACACCTATAAGAAGGCTGGAGGACAAGCTTAAAAAACAGGCTGTCTTTGACGGGCTTACAGAACTCTTCAATCACAGTCAGTTCAATTCACTTCTGCACCGTGAAATTGCGCGCAGTGATAGAACCGGAAGAGCCTTCGGACTCATGTTCTTTGATCTTGACGGATTTAAAAATGTCAATGACACTGAGGGCCACCTTGCAGGGGATAAAATACTTCGTTCAGTAGGAAGAATCCTCAAAGAGGAATTGCGGGCCGGAATGGATTTTCCCTGCCGATACGGCGGTGATGAGTTTGCGGCTATAGTTACTGAAGTGAGGGCTGAAGGCCTTCAGAAAATAGCGGAACGTATCCGCCTGAGGGCTGAGAAAGAGTTTTCCGGCAGGGTTACCGTCAGTGGTGGACTTGCTGTGCTAAGGCCCGGAGAAAAAGCTTCTGATGTTCTCAAAAGAGCTGATACCGCGGCTTATAAGGCCAAGGGAAAAGGCGGAAATAAATTTGAATGGTCCTGA
- a CDS encoding polyprenyl synthetase family protein — translation MTELLQYFQQELPNINCFLKSETDRMEGLVRDVAQHVLLAPGKRIRPVLTLLSARSLGYASEDIYPLACSLELLHAATLIHDDILDDADLRRGRKAAHLVFGVTETVLAGDVLLALANLIGSRYGKSRISMILADGIMATAQGEIREIAHISEPVASRDTYMEIIIGKTARLIETSCRLGAAIACDDSEIEDALGNFGLNMGIAFQLVDDALDYESPSDDTGKPEGGDLKEGKITLPLILLLEMLEREEAEELLAGLKAMTLSEDRRSEIVGRIREKGLGQQTRQFAADYVEKAKQSLAPLPDSPEKLILGHAADYVLTRSK, via the coding sequence ATGACAGAGCTATTACAATATTTTCAGCAGGAATTACCGAATATCAACTGTTTTCTTAAAAGCGAAACAGACAGGATGGAAGGTCTTGTCAGGGATGTTGCGCAACACGTCCTTCTCGCTCCGGGCAAGCGTATCCGCCCTGTGCTGACGCTGCTCAGTGCAAGGTCACTCGGTTATGCTTCAGAGGATATTTATCCTTTGGCCTGTTCACTCGAACTGCTGCACGCTGCCACGCTGATACATGACGATATTCTTGACGATGCAGATTTGAGAAGAGGCAGAAAAGCCGCACACCTTGTTTTCGGAGTTACTGAGACGGTCCTTGCCGGGGACGTTCTGCTGGCTCTGGCGAATCTTATCGGTTCCAGATATGGAAAATCACGTATCAGTATGATTCTTGCCGATGGCATTATGGCTACAGCTCAGGGAGAAATTCGTGAAATAGCACATATTTCAGAGCCTGTGGCAAGCCGTGATACCTACATGGAAATAATAATAGGCAAGACTGCCCGCCTTATTGAAACTTCCTGCCGTCTTGGTGCTGCTATTGCCTGTGATGATTCGGAAATTGAAGATGCCCTTGGAAATTTCGGCCTCAATATGGGCATAGCTTTTCAGCTTGTTGACGATGCTCTTGATTATGAATCTCCTTCTGACGATACCGGAAAACCGGAAGGCGGAGACCTTAAAGAAGGTAAAATTACTTTACCTTTGATTCTTTTGCTTGAAATGTTAGAAAGGGAAGAAGCGGAGGAGCTTCTTGCCGGATTAAAGGCCATGACCCTTAGTGAAGACCGCCGAAGTGAAATTGTCGGTCGAATCAGGGAAAAAGGTCTTGGACAACAGACAAGGCAGTTTGCCGCCGACTATGTTGAAAAAGCGAAACAGAGCCTCGCGCCGTTGCCCGACTCTCCTGAAAAACTCATTCTCGGGCATGCCGCGGATTATGTATTAACCCGTAGCAAATAG
- the mqnB gene encoding futalosine hydrolase, which yields MKPVLFITATVKEMKAAIGGLGALPRLEQGRVAAHHVKGRECLLLVTGIGVVNAALALGSALAGAEFCGAVVAGVAGTFLPDVYPVGSACFVKTEIWPEYGLKRAGGIDPGGIGFCLGRAAGEDIWDRVGLETDFTKLGLKNPENIDTAVSLTVSGVTGSAEGADVLLKKYDAGIENMEGFAVAYGCALKGLPVCEVRTISNLVGSRRAEDWNLGAAFGKLGSVCSSLF from the coding sequence ATGAAGCCTGTCCTGTTCATCACCGCCACGGTAAAAGAAATGAAGGCCGCTATCGGCGGACTTGGTGCTTTACCGCGGCTTGAGCAGGGCAGGGTTGCAGCGCATCATGTCAAAGGGCGTGAGTGTCTGTTGTTGGTTACAGGAATCGGTGTTGTGAATGCTGCACTGGCCCTTGGTTCGGCTCTGGCGGGAGCTGAATTTTGCGGGGCAGTTGTTGCCGGCGTTGCCGGAACATTCCTTCCCGATGTGTATCCGGTGGGTTCGGCCTGTTTTGTTAAGACTGAAATATGGCCCGAATACGGGCTGAAAAGAGCTGGCGGCATCGATCCTGGAGGGATCGGCTTTTGTTTAGGAAGAGCGGCTGGTGAAGATATTTGGGATAGGGTCGGGCTTGAAACAGATTTTACAAAGCTGGGCCTGAAAAATCCTGAAAATATTGACACTGCGGTGAGCCTGACAGTCAGCGGAGTTACCGGGAGTGCCGAAGGCGCAGACGTTTTACTGAAAAAGTATGACGCCGGTATTGAAAATATGGAGGGGTTTGCAGTCGCCTATGGATGTGCTTTGAAAGGCCTTCCCGTGTGTGAGGTGCGGACGATCTCGAACCTTGTGGGGTCACGCAGAGCCGAAGACTGGAATCTTGGTGCTGCTTTTGGCAAGCTTGGAAGTGTCTGCTCAAGTCTTTTTTGA
- a CDS encoding nucleotide sugar dehydrogenase, with amino-acid sequence MITYESIENKETPIAIVGLGYVGLPLAVAFGRKFKVIGFDISEKRVKELEEGYDRTAEVLDADFNQYLEFTSDPARLKEAGVIIVAVPTPIDKSRNPDLTPVVGASKTVGQNMSKGTVVAYESTVYPGLTEDLCVPILEKESGLKFGSEFSVGYSPERINPGDREHTLQTIVKVVSGNDEACADLLEKLYGSVITAGTHRASSIKVAEAAKVIENTQRDLNIALMNELALIFDRLGIDTLDVLEASGTKWNFLPFRPGLVGGHCIGVDPYYLTTKAEEIGYHPQVILAGRKINDSMGKFIADTTVKQMINGESVVKNSRVAILGLTFKENVPDLRNTKVVDVVEELRSFGVNVLVHDPLADPEEAKEEYGLELVSMEELHDLEAVILAVSHDQYKSFGPEEIKALFKNPDKAVVIDVKGFFDPKELTDAGISYWRL; translated from the coding sequence ATGATTACGTATGAAAGTATAGAAAATAAAGAAACTCCAATAGCCATAGTAGGTCTTGGCTATGTTGGACTGCCACTTGCTGTGGCATTTGGACGTAAGTTTAAGGTTATCGGTTTTGATATCTCTGAAAAGAGAGTCAAGGAACTTGAAGAAGGTTACGACCGTACTGCTGAAGTTCTTGATGCTGATTTCAACCAGTATCTTGAATTCACCAGCGACCCTGCAAGGCTTAAAGAGGCCGGGGTAATCATTGTTGCGGTTCCTACTCCCATTGATAAAAGCCGTAATCCCGATCTTACCCCTGTTGTGGGCGCATCAAAGACTGTTGGACAGAATATGTCCAAGGGAACTGTGGTTGCATACGAATCAACAGTTTATCCCGGACTTACCGAAGATTTGTGCGTTCCCATTCTTGAAAAGGAATCAGGTTTGAAATTCGGATCTGAATTCAGCGTGGGATATTCTCCGGAACGCATCAATCCCGGTGACAGGGAACATACCCTCCAGACAATCGTAAAGGTTGTTTCCGGTAATGATGAAGCCTGCGCCGACCTTCTTGAAAAACTGTACGGCAGCGTTATTACTGCCGGAACACACCGCGCATCTTCAATAAAAGTGGCTGAAGCCGCTAAAGTTATTGAAAATACCCAGCGTGACCTGAATATAGCTCTTATGAATGAGCTTGCCCTTATATTTGACAGACTGGGAATTGATACTCTTGACGTTCTTGAAGCTTCCGGAACCAAATGGAACTTTCTGCCTTTCAGGCCGGGTCTGGTCGGTGGACACTGCATTGGTGTTGATCCCTATTACCTGACTACCAAAGCTGAAGAGATCGGTTACCACCCTCAGGTCATTCTTGCCGGTAGAAAAATCAATGATTCTATGGGTAAATTTATCGCTGATACTACTGTAAAACAGATGATAAACGGTGAAAGTGTGGTCAAGAATTCCCGTGTGGCTATTCTCGGTCTTACATTTAAAGAGAATGTTCCTGATCTCAGAAACACCAAAGTTGTTGACGTTGTTGAAGAATTGCGTTCCTTTGGAGTGAATGTTCTTGTGCATGATCCTTTAGCTGATCCTGAAGAAGCAAAGGAAGAATACGGACTCGAATTAGTTTCGATGGAAGAGTTGCATGATCTTGAAGCAGTAATCCTTGCTGTTTCCCATGATCAGTACAAATCTTTCGGACCGGAAGAAATCAAGGCTCTTTTCAAGAATCCGGATAAAGCAGTTGTTATTGATGTCAAAGGTTTCTTTGACCCCAAAGAACTCACTGATGCCGGTATTTCTTACTGGAGACTGTAA
- a CDS encoding DUF2065 domain-containing protein translates to MSINWSYLISALGLAFMIEGIPYFIFSERMPMILLNLVQKGPKQLRILGLIAMILGLLLISLGKSIAEL, encoded by the coding sequence ATGAGTATTAACTGGTCCTACCTTATATCGGCTCTCGGACTTGCCTTCATGATTGAAGGCATACCTTATTTTATTTTTTCAGAACGCATGCCCATGATCCTGCTCAATCTTGTGCAGAAAGGGCCAAAACAGCTTCGCATACTAGGCCTAATTGCGATGATTCTAGGGCTGCTCCTGATCTCGCTTGGAAAATCTATTGCTGAACTTTAA
- a CDS encoding ubiquinone/menaquinone biosynthesis methyltransferase, which yields MSEVRQTEHGRKVAAMFGRIAGWYDFLNHFLSLGQDCYWRYRLARLVKPLKNGLILDLAAGTLDVSVELLRQYPDCRVLAMDFTYQMLHCGKRKKLDGKHEPVRGKHIAAVQADGKIIPLPDNCLDGATISFGIRNILPRAEVYKEILRTLKPGARFCILEFGSGKKRIWKGVYNFYLNKVLPFIGRIISGDSGAYTYLADTIKAFPDERSLGEELRKAGFSRVMFIPLLSGIVYIHVAEKAE from the coding sequence ATGTCGGAAGTCAGACAAACCGAACACGGCAGAAAAGTTGCTGCAATGTTCGGCCGCATTGCTGGATGGTATGATTTTCTGAACCATTTTTTAAGTCTCGGACAGGACTGCTACTGGAGATATCGTCTGGCAAGACTGGTCAAACCATTAAAGAACGGTTTGATTCTTGACCTTGCTGCCGGAACTCTTGATGTTTCGGTAGAACTTTTACGTCAGTATCCGGACTGCCGTGTGCTGGCTATGGATTTTACTTATCAGATGCTTCATTGCGGAAAGCGTAAAAAGCTTGACGGCAAACATGAACCAGTTAGAGGAAAACATATTGCCGCTGTTCAGGCGGATGGTAAAATTATCCCGCTGCCTGACAATTGTCTTGATGGAGCCACAATTTCTTTTGGTATAAGAAATATTCTTCCCCGTGCGGAAGTGTATAAGGAAATATTGCGCACCCTCAAGCCTGGAGCACGTTTCTGCATCCTTGAATTCGGCTCCGGCAAAAAGAGAATCTGGAAAGGTGTATACAATTTTTACCTGAACAAAGTTCTTCCTTTTATCGGGAGAATTATTTCCGGAGACAGCGGGGCATATACATATCTTGCTGATACCATTAAGGCTTTTCCTGACGAAAGGTCACTTGGAGAGGAACTTCGCAAAGCCGGTTTCAGCAGAGTGATGTTTATTCCTTTATTATCCGGTATAGTTTATATTCACGTAGCTGAAAAAGCCGAATAA
- a CDS encoding cytochrome c3 family protein, translating into MKKTLLISMVTAALVCLFALPALYAVDAPGDLTIKVPAGAKATKTPVAFSHKGHAAIDCKTCHHKWDGSGAIKKCAAEGCHIDASKKGKKKPTSFYSAFHARKSENSCVGCHKALKKAKKATGPTKCSACHPKK; encoded by the coding sequence ATGAAAAAGACCCTGCTTATCAGCATGGTAACTGCTGCTCTGGTATGTCTTTTCGCATTGCCTGCTCTTTATGCAGTTGATGCTCCCGGCGATTTGACTATTAAAGTCCCCGCCGGTGCAAAAGCTACCAAGACTCCTGTAGCATTTTCCCATAAGGGACATGCTGCAATCGACTGTAAAACCTGCCATCACAAATGGGATGGATCTGGTGCTATCAAGAAATGTGCTGCCGAAGGCTGCCATATTGACGCCAGCAAAAAAGGTAAAAAGAAACCCACTTCTTTCTATAGTGCTTTCCACGCTAGAAAGAGTGAAAACAGCTGCGTAGGCTGTCATAAAGCTCTTAAGAAAGCCAAGAAGGCAACTGGTCCTACTAAATGTTCCGCTTGCCATCCTAAGAAGTAA
- the cobJ gene encoding precorrin-3B C(17)-methyltransferase, with amino-acid sequence MLSVVGLGPGSKELMTVRAVETIEQAEVVVGYTGYIDLISKAMLEGKEVLSTGMRGEVERCKLAVERAAAGKNVVVVCSGDPGIYAMAGLVMEILEKRDDAKDIEFEIVPGVPAFCAAAALLGAPLMHDFASISLSDLLTPWEVIEKRLAAAADADFVIAIYNPKSRKRSGHLRKALDIVSRFKKDDTFVGIVNKADREGQNVIISKLGEVDEDKIDMQTVLLIGNNSTRKWNDKMITPRGYAAKYDLDD; translated from the coding sequence ATGTTAAGTGTTGTCGGTCTCGGACCGGGAAGTAAAGAATTGATGACTGTTCGGGCTGTTGAAACAATTGAACAAGCCGAAGTTGTAGTCGGTTATACCGGATATATAGATTTGATTTCTAAAGCCATGCTTGAAGGTAAAGAAGTTCTTTCAACTGGAATGCGGGGTGAAGTGGAGCGGTGTAAACTGGCTGTAGAAAGAGCTGCTGCAGGCAAAAATGTAGTTGTTGTATGCAGTGGCGATCCCGGAATATATGCTATGGCCGGTCTTGTGATGGAAATTCTGGAGAAAAGAGATGATGCTAAGGATATAGAGTTTGAAATTGTACCGGGGGTTCCGGCTTTCTGCGCGGCTGCGGCACTTCTTGGAGCACCGCTTATGCATGATTTTGCATCAATAAGTCTTAGTGACCTGCTGACGCCATGGGAAGTTATCGAAAAGCGTCTGGCAGCAGCGGCAGATGCAGATTTTGTGATAGCAATATATAATCCCAAATCCAGAAAAAGAAGTGGTCATTTGCGCAAAGCCCTTGATATTGTGAGCAGATTTAAAAAAGATGATACTTTTGTCGGGATTGTGAATAAAGCTGACAGAGAAGGTCAAAATGTAATTATTTCTAAACTTGGTGAAGTTGATGAAGATAAAATCGATATGCAGACTGTGCTGCTTATAGGCAATAATTCAACCAGAAAATGGAACGATAAAATGATCACTCCACGGGGATATGCGGCAAAATATGACCTTGATGATTAG